A section of the Desulfobacterales bacterium genome encodes:
- a CDS encoding caspase family protein: DAMLVKDYIKALGVKERNIELLTDEKATLSGIMKSIEAWLPNKLKKDGNVFVYYSGHGSPDPVTGEAFIVPYDGDPNYLAVTGYPLKRLYENLAKLEAKEIIVVLDSCFSGSGGRSVPAKGTRPLVMMAATEVASTNMAVLTATQGSQISTSSPEKGHGVFTYYFLKALKEGKMNLAEIYETIKPQVEDEAKRLNVRQSPSISPNVEKLRDRFILRK; the protein is encoded by the coding sequence GATGCCATGTTGGTAAAAGATTACATTAAGGCTTTGGGTGTAAAAGAGCGAAACATCGAATTACTGACCGATGAAAAGGCGACACTGTCAGGGATAATGAAATCGATTGAAGCCTGGCTGCCGAACAAGCTCAAGAAAGACGGGAATGTGTTTGTTTATTATTCCGGCCACGGCTCCCCTGACCCGGTAACAGGTGAGGCTTTCATCGTCCCCTATGACGGAGACCCGAATTATCTTGCGGTAACCGGCTACCCCCTGAAGAGACTTTATGAAAATTTGGCGAAATTAGAGGCCAAAGAGATTATCGTGGTTCTTGACTCCTGCTTTTCCGGTTCCGGCGGAAGAAGCGTCCCGGCAAAAGGAACTCGACCACTGGTGATGATGGCAGCTACTGAAGTCGCGTCGACAAACATGGCCGTCCTGACGGCAACACAGGGAAGCCAGATTTCCACCTCATCCCCTGAAAAGGGGCACGGCGTTTTTACCTATTATTTTCTCAAGGCCCTTAAAGAAGGGAAAATGAATCTTGCTGAGATTTATGAAACCATCAAGCCCCAAGTGGAGGACGAGGCCAAGCGGCTCAATGTCCGGCAGAGCCCGAGCATCAGCCCGAATGTAGAAAAGTTGAGAGATCGCTTCATCCTGAGAAAGTAA
- a CDS encoding PAS domain S-box protein produces MSKKPTYKELEHRIQELERSEYESKHAEAALRESEERFRLAFENANIGVCLVGIDGNLTRVNNRMCDIFGYSKKELESMTVNDIAHPADKDISPKFINKSISGEVESTVFEKRYFHKRGHIIWGQVSSSTVKDEKGNLLYFISHIQDITQRKLTEEALRESEEKYKLITETSQTGIYMHQDDIIIYANDKFAQLHGYTVDELIGTYYFNLFHPDERERALGIKLKRLRGDEDAPQYHETRRVKKDGGILWCQTVAVLVEYQGKPAIMGNVVDITERKRAEESLRGSEAKMGSIFRAAPIGIGLVSKRVLMEVNERLCEIIGHTRDELIGKNARILYPTDEAYEYVGSEKYRQVEERGTGVVETVFKRKDGKIVDVLLSSTPLDPADLSAGVTFTALDITERKRAEEVLRASHERFLKVLNSVDATVYVADMETYEILFMNQFMIESFGRDMTGEICWRVFRGESGPCFHCTNDQLIDENGKPTDVCVWQDKNPVTGKWYINHDRAIEWTDGRLVRLQIATDITEIKKMEEELRQAQKMESIGTLAGGIAHDFNNILAIIIGNTELALMDIPEWNPVKGYLKEIQAAGLRAKDVVRHILSFSRKAVTDRKPIKIGSIIADSLKMLRASIPADIEIRQDISCEFDTILADPTQISQVLMNLCTNAAHAMRDEGGILEASLQNVEFGKKNVKLNLGPGRYVKLTVSDTGHGIAPENIDRIFDPYFTTKGLGEGTGLGLSVIQGIVKTHNGAVTVNSEPGKGTVFEVLFPVSEDEMKPEPQASNALPAGNEKILFIDDEASILNLAKKSLEKQGYQVEAKNDPVEALELFRANPDRFDLIITDMTMPKMTGDKLTKEILGIRPGMPIILCSGYSDRINAEKAAALGIRKYIEKPLNLSDFVSTVRKVLDNYPKRHIHKPLKF; encoded by the coding sequence ATGTCTAAAAAACCTACCTATAAAGAACTGGAGCACCGGATTCAGGAATTGGAGCGATCAGAATATGAGAGTAAGCACGCAGAGGCGGCGCTACGAGAGAGCGAAGAGCGGTTTCGCCTTGCTTTTGAAAATGCTAACATCGGTGTTTGTTTGGTAGGCATTGATGGAAATCTAACAAGAGTTAACAATCGGATGTGCGATATATTCGGCTATAGCAAGAAAGAGTTGGAAAGTATGACCGTTAACGACATCGCACATCCAGCGGACAAGGATATTAGCCCAAAGTTTATCAATAAGAGTATATCTGGAGAAGTTGAAAGTACTGTTTTCGAGAAACGATACTTTCACAAGCGAGGTCACATCATATGGGGTCAAGTTTCCAGTTCAACTGTCAAAGATGAAAAAGGAAATCTATTATACTTTATCTCTCACATACAAGATATTACCCAAAGAAAGCTGACAGAGGAGGCTTTGCGAGAGAGTGAGGAAAAATACAAGCTCATTACCGAAACATCTCAAACCGGAATTTATATGCATCAAGACGATATCATCATTTATGCCAACGACAAATTCGCTCAATTACATGGTTATACAGTTGATGAATTGATCGGTACATACTACTTTAATCTGTTCCATCCTGACGAAAGAGAGCGAGCGTTGGGAATTAAATTAAAAAGACTGCGGGGTGATGAAGATGCCCCTCAGTACCACGAAACCAGGCGAGTTAAAAAAGATGGTGGGATTTTGTGGTGCCAAACTGTCGCCGTCCTTGTCGAGTATCAAGGGAAACCGGCGATAATGGGAAACGTTGTCGACATCACCGAGCGCAAACGTGCCGAGGAATCGCTACGCGGGAGCGAGGCCAAGATGGGAAGCATCTTCCGGGCGGCGCCGATCGGCATAGGCCTTGTGTCCAAGCGGGTATTGATGGAAGTGAACGAACGGCTTTGCGAGATCATCGGCCATACCAGGGATGAACTCATCGGTAAAAATGCCAGAATATTGTATCCGACGGATGAAGCTTATGAATATGTCGGCAGTGAAAAGTACCGACAGGTCGAGGAGCGGGGGACAGGGGTCGTGGAAACGGTCTTCAAGCGAAAGGATGGCAAGATCGTTGATGTGCTGCTGAGTTCAACGCCCCTTGATCCAGCCGATCTTTCAGCCGGTGTCACATTTACCGCATTAGACATTACCGAGCGCAAGCGTGCGGAAGAGGTTCTGCGGGCAAGCCATGAAAGATTTTTAAAGGTGCTGAACAGCGTTGATGCGACGGTTTATGTGGCTGACATGGAAACTTATGAAATTCTTTTCATGAACCAGTTCATGATAGAGAGCTTTGGACGGGATATGACCGGTGAAATATGTTGGCGCGTTTTTCGGGGAGAATCCGGGCCATGCTTCCACTGCACCAATGATCAACTGATCGACGAAAACGGGAAGCCCACCGATGTGTGTGTCTGGCAGGATAAAAATCCCGTCACCGGGAAATGGTACATTAACCATGATCGGGCCATAGAATGGACAGATGGGCGTTTGGTCCGGCTTCAAATCGCCACCGATATTACCGAAATAAAAAAAATGGAGGAAGAGCTTCGCCAGGCCCAAAAAATGGAGTCCATCGGCACTCTGGCCGGCGGCATCGCCCATGATTTTAACAATATCCTCGCTATTATTATCGGCAACACGGAATTGGCCCTCATGGACATTCCGGAATGGAATCCGGTCAAGGGTTACCTGAAAGAGATCCAGGCCGCCGGCTTAAGAGCAAAGGATGTGGTGCGGCACATATTAAGTTTTTCCCGTAAGGCCGTCACTGACCGGAAACCGATAAAGATAGGTTCCATCATAGCGGATTCACTCAAGATGCTGCGGGCGTCCATTCCGGCAGACATTGAAATCCGGCAAGACATCTCATGTGAATTTGACACGATCCTGGCTGACCCGACCCAGATAAGTCAGGTGCTCATGAACCTTTGCACCAACGCCGCCCATGCCATGCGGGATGAAGGCGGCATTCTGGAGGCAAGCCTCCAGAATGTTGAATTCGGAAAGAAAAATGTGAAATTAAACTTGGGACCGGGGCGCTATGTGAAGCTGACCGTAAGCGATACCGGCCATGGCATTGCGCCTGAGAATATCGACCGTATTTTTGATCCCTATTTCACCACCAAGGGACTGGGGGAAGGCACGGGGTTGGGCCTGTCCGTGATACAGGGAATCGTCAAGACACATAATGGCGCTGTCACGGTCAACAGCGAACCGGGAAAAGGGACGGTTTTTGAAGTGCTGTTTCCGGTAAGTGAAGATGAAATGAAACCGGAACCTCAGGCGTCAAATGCCCTCCCCGCCGGCAATGAGAAAATACTTTTTATTGACGATGAAGCGTCCATATTGAATTTGGCAAAAAAGAGTCTGGAGAAGCAGGGATATCAGGTTGAAGCGAAAAACGACCCGGTCGAAGCCTTGGAGCTGTTTCGAGCCAACCCGGACCGGTTCGATCTCATTATCACGGACATGACCATGCCGAAGATGACCGGCGATAAGCTCACCAAAGAGATTTTAGGCATCCGTCCGGGCATGCCGATTATCCTCTGCAGCGGCTACAGCGACAGAATTAACGCTGAAAAAGCTGCGGCCCTCGGTATCCGAAAATACATCGAAAAACCGCTGAACCTGTCCGATTTTGTGAGTACCGTACGCAAGGTGCTGGATAATTACCCTAAGCGTCATATCCATAAGCCCCTAAAATTTTAA
- the serB gene encoding phosphoserine phosphatase SerB: MNRPLVSELYVISATGKDQAGLLHRVARVLSDLGINIVDIDARSIRGYFTMFLVVDLGTSAYSARELLDRLSPLGLYFDLGLHVKPYDEGRRIPNKQMMLMTLMGNDRTGIVAELSGLVAEHQVNIEAIKMIARGDYIAMEISLDTSALDDVKAFRKVIYAFSEKSGFDVSLRKGDIFQKPKRVVIFDCDSTIIKEEVIDELAKVAGVERRVKRLTTRAMSGEIDFEKALRQRVQLLKGLTVDQLEKLTQTIHLTPGAEELISALRFMGFKVGVISGGFSFFTNYLKERLNLDYVYANELEIENGVTTGRIKGKTILSQSKADIIHQIAEMENISVEQIVAVGDGANDRFMLQKAGLAIAFNPKEILKDFSDGIITSDNISGLLYFLGAPDDVLKKFLNKEKDA, translated from the coding sequence GTTGCCAGGGTCCTGAGCGATCTGGGCATCAATATCGTGGACATTGATGCCCGGTCGATTCGCGGTTACTTTACCATGTTTCTCGTTGTCGACCTGGGCACGTCGGCATACAGCGCCCGGGAACTGCTCGACCGCCTGTCCCCGCTGGGTCTTTATTTCGACCTGGGACTCCATGTGAAGCCCTATGATGAGGGCCGCAGGATTCCCAATAAACAGATGATGCTGATGACCCTGATGGGCAACGACCGCACGGGGATCGTGGCAGAACTCTCCGGCCTGGTTGCCGAGCATCAGGTCAACATAGAGGCCATTAAAATGATTGCCCGGGGCGACTATATTGCCATGGAGATATCGCTGGACACATCGGCCCTTGATGACGTCAAGGCGTTTCGCAAGGTCATATACGCGTTTTCCGAAAAATCAGGCTTTGATGTTTCCCTGCGCAAAGGCGACATCTTCCAGAAACCCAAGCGGGTGGTTATTTTTGACTGCGACAGCACCATCATAAAGGAAGAGGTCATCGATGAGCTGGCCAAGGTCGCCGGGGTTGAGCGGCGCGTGAAGCGCCTGACGACCCGCGCCATGAGCGGAGAAATCGATTTTGAAAAGGCGCTGCGGCAGCGGGTGCAGCTCCTCAAAGGGCTGACCGTAGACCAGCTTGAAAAGCTGACGCAAACGATCCACCTGACACCCGGGGCCGAAGAACTCATCTCGGCGCTGCGTTTTATGGGTTTCAAGGTGGGGGTCATTTCCGGCGGGTTTTCATTTTTTACCAACTATCTGAAAGAACGCCTTAATCTGGACTATGTGTACGCCAATGAACTGGAGATCGAAAACGGCGTGACCACCGGCCGGATCAAGGGAAAAACAATACTCAGCCAAAGCAAAGCCGACATCATCCATCAGATCGCCGAAATGGAGAACATCTCGGTGGAGCAGATCGTCGCCGTCGGCGACGGGGCCAACGACCGGTTTATGCTGCAAAAGGCCGGACTTGCCATCGCCTTTAATCCCAAGGAGATATTAAAAGATTTCAGCGACGGCATCATTACCTCCGACAATATTTCAGGGCTGCTCTATTTCCTGGGGGCGCCGGATGATGTCTTGAAAAAATTTCTGAATAAGGAGAAAGATGCCTGA